A single genomic interval of Terriglobus albidus harbors:
- a CDS encoding nitroreductase family protein: protein MTQRVERSPSLEHRSEGSGGATPIIYAAHSLGLGSTPMIGFDADALHREFRLAEDEVPVMLLSIGAERPGNWPQKPRRPVTDVLHFV from the coding sequence TTGACCCAGCGGGTCGAGAGATCACCTTCACTGGAACACCGATCCGAAGGTTCCGGTGGCGCGACGCCGATCATCTACGCGGCTCACTCGCTTGGCCTCGGATCGACACCGATGATCGGTTTCGATGCTGACGCGCTGCATCGCGAGTTCCGACTGGCCGAGGACGAAGTCCCGGTCATGCTGTTGTCCATTGGAGCAGAACGTCCGGGAAACTGGCCACAGAAGCCGCGCCGTCCCGTGACCGATGTGCTGCATTTCGTATAG
- a CDS encoding nuclear transport factor 2 family protein — MTKSDAEALIKDYLHAYGNISQEERRQLLLKAVSDDVVSTNPAEESHGFDGLLAHVEQFQQRLPGAYFRLNKLLTHHSQVLLEWTLYKGDDTVVTTAHTHGVFSDQGRLKQLTGFF, encoded by the coding sequence ATGACAAAGAGTGATGCCGAGGCCCTCATTAAAGACTATCTGCATGCGTACGGAAATATATCGCAGGAAGAGCGGAGACAACTGCTACTCAAAGCTGTGAGCGACGATGTCGTATCCACGAATCCGGCGGAGGAAAGCCACGGCTTTGATGGCCTATTAGCGCACGTAGAACAATTCCAGCAGCGTCTGCCTGGAGCCTACTTCAGGCTCAATAAGTTGCTAACACACCATAGCCAGGTCTTGCTGGAGTGGACTCTGTACAAGGGCGATGACACTGTGGTCACTACCGCACACACGCATGGAGTGTTCAGTGACCAGGGCCGCTTGAAGCAGCTGACGGGCTTCTTCTAA
- a CDS encoding SDR family oxidoreductase yields the protein MKGKSPEMLARAATRSPLERLGQPADIAGAVSFLAGPDGEWVNGQTIRVNGGFS from the coding sequence ATGAAGGGCAAATCGCCGGAGATGCTGGCGCGGGCCGCCACGCGCTCGCCTCTCGAACGTCTTGGCCAGCCAGCCGACATCGCTGGGGCCGTTTCCTTCCTGGCAGGACCAGATGGAGAATGGGTGAATGGACAAACCATTCGGGTAAATGGCGGTTTTTCTTGA
- a CDS encoding AraC family transcriptional regulator: MDPFLDLIQLLRPRVMLTAGIYASGQWAVSFPMRNDVLFCWVELGECQLFREGAAPLPLRPGDFVLIRTSASFTLGTDPALRPEDSESLVAASNDPVLRLGDGTGTPAVLKGGRFVFDTTNEELLTGLLPALIRVSADDTSSWRLRAFLSLNETESKDHGPGSDFISTRLLEIILVEILRHESHRVDRDHTSLLAGLSDPIAARALAAMHSQVAQKWTVARLARLCGVSRSTFATHFQRIVGVGPIDYLQRWRIALAKDALCRGQQTIGEVAVSIGFKSSSAFSTAFSKAVGCSPRMYLSRANPA; the protein is encoded by the coding sequence ATGGATCCATTTCTCGATCTCATTCAGCTGCTCCGCCCGCGCGTGATGCTGACAGCTGGCATTTACGCCTCTGGACAGTGGGCGGTTTCGTTTCCCATGCGGAACGATGTGCTGTTCTGCTGGGTGGAATTGGGGGAGTGCCAGTTGTTTCGTGAAGGGGCTGCCCCCCTGCCTCTCAGGCCCGGTGATTTTGTGCTTATCCGCACTTCAGCTTCCTTCACTCTCGGAACAGATCCAGCACTGAGACCCGAAGACAGCGAGAGTCTCGTTGCCGCCTCGAACGATCCGGTGCTCAGGCTTGGCGACGGAACCGGAACTCCCGCGGTCCTCAAAGGCGGCAGGTTTGTATTCGACACAACAAATGAAGAGCTTTTGACTGGTTTGCTCCCCGCGCTGATCCGTGTCTCCGCTGACGATACTTCTTCCTGGCGGCTGCGGGCATTCTTGAGTCTGAATGAGACTGAATCGAAGGATCACGGACCGGGTAGCGACTTCATCTCAACCCGTCTGCTCGAAATCATCCTTGTCGAAATATTGAGACATGAATCGCATCGAGTTGACCGGGATCACACTAGCCTCCTCGCTGGTCTCAGCGATCCCATAGCTGCTCGCGCCCTGGCTGCGATGCACTCGCAGGTGGCTCAGAAGTGGACGGTCGCGAGGCTTGCACGGCTTTGCGGGGTCTCGCGATCGACGTTTGCCACTCACTTTCAACGGATTGTGGGAGTAGGGCCGATCGACTATCTCCAGCGCTGGCGAATAGCGCTGGCGAAAGATGCTTTATGCCGTGGACAGCAGACGATTGGTGAAGTCGCGGTAAGCATCGGCTTCAAGTCCTCCAGCGCCTTCAGCACAGCGTTCTCGAAGGCTGTAGGCTGTTCACCCAGGATGTATCTGAGCCGAGCGAACCCCGCATGA